A region of Pyxidicoccus parkwaysis DNA encodes the following proteins:
- a CDS encoding LysE family transporter: MTPPGPLLASICGLYLLAVITPGPNTFIVTRLALSTTRRHAARAILGIALGNAAWLCLILGGVAVLLQQLPGATRAVRYVGGLYLLYLGLKGLRSARLASRASGAAPTGGPELAPVERALAGEEDRPFRSGLFASLSNPNTLPFYLSILAPAVSPGIPLWVRGVAAASIVSIAIAWYGTLAWGLSTGHVRRLYARREPLIRALLGLVLVVYGIRLLVTG; this comes from the coding sequence ATGACTCCTCCTGGTCCCCTGCTCGCTTCCATCTGCGGCCTGTACCTGCTCGCGGTCATCACTCCCGGGCCGAACACGTTCATCGTCACGCGTCTGGCGTTGTCCACCACGCGGCGGCACGCGGCGCGGGCCATCCTGGGAATCGCGCTGGGAAATGCCGCGTGGCTCTGTCTCATCCTGGGCGGCGTCGCGGTGCTCCTGCAGCAGCTCCCGGGAGCGACACGCGCGGTGCGCTACGTGGGCGGGCTGTACCTGCTCTACCTGGGCCTGAAGGGGCTGCGCTCGGCGCGGCTGGCCTCGCGGGCTTCGGGGGCGGCGCCAACCGGAGGACCGGAGCTGGCTCCCGTGGAGCGGGCACTGGCGGGCGAGGAGGACCGGCCGTTCCGCAGCGGGCTGTTCGCGAGCTTGTCCAACCCGAACACGCTGCCCTTCTACCTGAGCATCCTCGCTCCGGCCGTGTCGCCGGGCATCCCGCTGTGGGTGCGCGGGGTAGCGGCCGCGAGCATCGTGAGCATCGCCATCGCGTGGTACGGGACGCTGGCCTGGGGCCTTTCCACCGGGCACGTGCGGCGGCTGTACGCACGGCGGGAGCCGCTCATCCGCGCGCTGCTCGGGCTGGTGCTGGTCGTGTATGGGATTCGGCTGCTCGTCACGGGGTAG
- a CDS encoding LOG family protein, which produces MRRERRIIGVFGSGKEDHANLVIPLVRWIAEAGFDLLTGAGSGVMRVAADAFVQVEGRRGISIGIVPGTVDGGEYRPRSGYPNPGVELAIYTHLPLSGEQGTDLLSRNHINVLTPHALVALPGGPGTASEASLALRYGKPVILYGPTESFRRFHSDLERTDSLERVAEFIRDAVREPGRLSAH; this is translated from the coding sequence ATGCGCAGGGAACGGCGGATCATCGGCGTCTTCGGATCAGGCAAGGAGGACCACGCGAATCTCGTCATCCCGCTGGTCCGGTGGATCGCCGAAGCGGGGTTCGACCTGCTCACCGGAGCAGGCAGCGGAGTCATGCGCGTGGCGGCGGATGCCTTCGTCCAGGTGGAGGGCCGGCGCGGCATCTCCATCGGCATCGTCCCGGGCACCGTGGACGGCGGCGAGTACCGCCCCCGCTCCGGCTACCCCAACCCCGGCGTGGAGTTGGCCATCTACACGCACCTGCCCCTCAGCGGCGAGCAGGGCACGGACCTCCTCTCCCGCAACCACATCAACGTCCTCACCCCGCACGCCCTCGTCGCGCTGCCCGGAGGCCCCGGCACCGCCTCCGAGGCCAGCCTCGCCCTGCGCTACGGCAAGCCCGTCATCCTCTACGGCCCCACCGAGTCCTTCCGTCGCTTCCACTCGGACCTGGAACGCACGGATTCCCTGGAACGCGTGGCTGAGTTCATCCGGGACGCCGTTCGGGAGCCGGGACGCCTGTCCGCTCACTAG